The nucleotide sequence ATCGCGTTTATATTGGTATCCCAGTTCAACTCAGTAGCGAAACCGATAATCATTTTGAGCTCGGTTATTATGTCAACAGCCGGGGTATTCTATGGATTGGTGACTTTCCAGATGGCTCTTGGATTGATGGCTATTCTTGGGATTATATCACTGGCAGGAGTTGTGGTAAATAATGCCATCGTACTGATTGACTATGTGGATATTCTGAGAACCCGTGACGGTTTGGATCTTCGCAGTGCCTTAATTGAAGGTGGTAAAGTTCGTTTCCGCCCTGTAATTCTCACGGCAATTACTACCACTCTTGGATTAGTTCCGTTAGCTATCGGCTTCAACTTTGACTTTATAACTTTAGTTGGAAGCCCGATTACCTTTTTCTCCAATCTCAGTGAGTATATTTTTTGGGGTGGAGAGCAGGCCGCCTGGTGGGGCCCAATGGCGATTGCTGTTATCGTCGGTTTGATATTTGCTACAGCTTTAACGCTCATTTTAGTGCCTGTTCTGTACAGCGTGATTGAACGCGGCCGAAGAAAACTTAATATGGTAATGTTCGGAACCACGGAACCGGGAATTATTAAAGATCAGAGTGAGCTGAATGGGGAGTTAAAGTCCCAAACCACACTGGAGCCAACGCCGGGATGAGAGTAGATTCAGTATAAATTTAAAGTCTGCGCATAAAAAAATGTGCAGACTTTTTTATTAATGAAAACTTTTATCTTAAGAGAAAAATTAAAAAGGAATAATTCCGTGATACAACGATTTCAAACTGTATTTTTGGCAGTAGCCACTTTGTTAAACCTCTCTGTCTACTTTACTCCCATTTATGATAAAGCCATGAATGACCCACAACTTTGGATCGGCATTGGGCTAGCAAGTTCTCTGTTCATTGCAATGGCACTGAATGTGGTAAGTATCTTTTTATACAAAAATCGCAAAAATCAGGTTACCTGGGTAAAACGGTCGGCCTTGTTTCAGGTAATCGGGTTTGGATTTTGTGTGGGAGTTTTGCTCTCTCTGGGCGGAATAGGAACCTATTTATGGGATGAAGCACTGGGAACGGGGTTGGTTTTTTTGGGAATGATATTTCAGATACTTGCAATGAGGTTTATTCGAAAAGATGAAGAGTTAGTTCGTTCAATGGATCGAATAAGATAGGAGCATTTTGAGCCAGGTTTATTCCAAAGCTAAAGTATATCTGATTCTCGCTGTTGGGCTAACCACCTTTGGTTTTGCTCCAATATTAGTGAAGTTTGCTACCGATTATTCTGCTCTTTTATTGGTAGCTATCAGGACTGTTGGAGCATTTCTAATGCTGCTTCCATTCTATATTTACCAAAAGAAGAGTAACAAATATGACGTGAAAGCTGTCGGAAATGAAACCAAATGGATGGCTTTTGCAGGAATAGCACTTGGGCTGCACTTCACACTTTGGATCAGTTCCCTCTATTACACCTCAGTTGCATCAGCGTCCGTACTGGTTACCATTCACCCCATAATGCTCATTATAGCAGAACGGGTTCTTTATAAAATGGAATTTGCACCAACGGTTTGGATTGGTGTGTTTGTTGCTTTTGCAGGATCTGTGCTACTTGGAATCACCGATTATAATACGGAATCAACATTTGCAAACCCTTTGCTTGGAAATGCAATGGCTTTTGGGGCAGCGGCTATTTTTGCGGTTTACTTTTTAATTGGAAGAAAAATTCGCCAAAATCGATCCTGGCTTGGCTATGTATTTCCTGTCTATGGATATGCAGCGGCTACCTGTGTTACTATTTTGTTGGTAGTTGAGGGAATTCCCGATCAAGTGGATGCTATTGTGATTTGGGTAGGGTTAGGACTTGCTGTGGGGCCGCAACTGATGGGACATGGTTCGTTAAACTATGCCGTAAAGTTTGTATCACCAACGTTGTTGTCAACCCTCATATTAACGGAGCCAATTTTTGCAACTATACTGGCGTTTTTCATCCTGGGTGAGCTGCCGGTTATCTTATCATTTGTTGCCATTTTTGTGACCCTTATAGGGGTTATGCTTACCTGGAAAAAGAAGCCGAAATACAGGCGAACAGAAAGTGGGTAATTAAATTCCTTTCATAAAAGAAGGGGTATAAAACACATTAATTGTTAGTAAAAAGGGATTAATGGGGATATTTTAAAATTAATAAATAAAATATTTACAACTACTTATAGCTTTCAATGAACCTTTTTCTCAATTACAACGTTACAAAGTCTGAATCGATTAGACATTACTAAGATTTAAGTAATTGATAGTAAATACGCGTATTATTTGTACGGCATATGGATTTGTAAATTCATTATAGTTTTTAATCTTGATAATGAAAACAGCCACAAAAATGCTTTTTAAAAAAATAAATTTTACTGGAATTGTCGGGTATTTACTGCTTGGCATAGTTGGGGTTTCATTATTTACTGGTTGCTCTTCTAAAACTTCTGAAGACTCTGAAAGCAATAATATCACATTACCTGTTACGGTAAGTGAACCTGTTGAAAAAGATCTCGCTGAGATCAGGAAAGACGGGGTGTTGCGCATGATTACCAGTTACAGCTCCGGGTCGTATTTTTTATATAAAGGAATTCAGGTTGGTTTTGAGTATGAGTTACTTAAAACTTTCACTAAAGAAAATGACCTGGCTCTGGAAGTTGTGATTACCGGGCCAGATGAAAGCCCTTATGATCTCTTGAATAGCGGAAGAGGGGATATTATCGCGGCTAATTACACTATCACTCCGGAGAGAAAGCAAGTTGTAAAATTTACACGCCCCTACAATTTGGTTGACCAGCTGATTGTAGTTTCTGATGATTTAGGTTTCCGGCCACAAAGCATTACTGATCTTAAAGATGTACCAATAAGCGTTCGCAGAAATAGCTCTTACTATGTACGCTTAAAAGAGCTTAAAGAGGAGGGGTTCCCGGTAGAAATTAATGTGATTCCTGAAGACATGGATACTGAATCGGTGCTTTTCCAGGTGGCCGATGGAGACCTTCAGGCTACAGTAGCGGACGACAATATTTATGATGCGGCTAACAAGTATATGAACGGGTTGGTAAAGGGGCCTCTGATTGCAGAAAGTGATACCATAGCATGGGCCGTTCGTAAAAATGCACCGGATCTTGAGCATCAGTTAAACAGGTTTTTGTATAAGCATTTTCGCTTTAATGAAAAGGGCGTGCCCAAGCGCTCAGCATTTCTGAATGTACTTCGTAAAAAATACTTTGAATCCGGCAGCCAAATAGCGGATTATTTCAATCCTAATTATCAGAGTGGGCAATTCGGTATTATTTCTCCTTACGATAATATGATTCAGAAAGTAGCTGTTGAACATGATGTGGATTGGGTAATGTTAACAGCGGTAGCGGCCCAGGAATCAAAATTCAATCCTTCGTCCGTAAGTTGGGCAGGCGCTGTTGGTATTATGCAGGTATTGCCAAGGTTTTCAGAAATTTCATCCGACTCCTTATACATTCCTGAAGTAAATATTAGGGAGGGAGCTAAAATACTCGCCTCACATTTAAAACATTATTCATACATGGATTCTACAAACCAGTGGTCTTTTGCTTTAGCTGCATATAACGTAGGTCAGGGACATTTGGCTGATGCACGCCGACTTGCCATTGATCATAATCAAGACCCCAACGAGTGGGATAATGTGGCAGAGTCGCTGTTAAAGTTGATGCAGCGTAAATACTATCAGAATGCACGCTATGGGTTTTGCAGGGGTATTGAAACGGTAAGGTATGTAAGCGAGATTATGAATCGTTATAATACCTATCAAACTATTTTAGCCCATAATCAAACAAAGCAGGCGACAAACACCGGAATTCTCGGGCTTAAAACCATTAATCGACCTTAAGTACTAAAAGGGTAATGTCATCGTATTGAACTCCATTTGAGAATTCAGTGATATCTTCAATAATGGCATTCTGAATTTCCCTGGATGTTTTTCCAAGATTTTTTTTCAGGCAAGCAATTAACCGCTCTTCCTCATATTCTTCTGTCTGCTCCGGATTCATGGCTTCGGTGACTCCATCGGTATAAAGCACCAATACATCTCCGGATTGAAGTTCCACAACAGCCGATTCATATGGCATCATTGAAGGCATGGCGCCCAAAATTACGCCGCCGGCATCCAATTCTTGTGGATCCTCTTCCCCCTTTCGGAATAAAAGCGGATTGTTATGCCCCGCATTTACATAATCAAACCGTTTCCCGTCAGCTGAGATTTTCCCCCAGAAAAAAGTAATGAATTTATCAGGAGGGGTATTGGTATGAATAATATCATTAATACTCCCCGTGGCTTCTGCCAAAGAAATATCAATAGGGGCCAGTGCATGCAACATAGATTGTAAATTTGCCATCAATAATGACGCAGGTACGCCTTTACCGGTGACATCCGCAATAGCCAGAATATGCCCTCCGTCAGGGGTTTCTACCACATCAAAATAATCGCCTCCCACTTGCCGCGATGAAATATTGGTAGCTTCAAGATCAAAACCGGCAATAGTGGGAACAGGAGAAGGAAGAAGCCCTTGCTGTATGGTTTTGGCAAGATTTAATTCTTCTTCCATTCGCTTTTTCTCGATACGTTCTTCCAGTAAAAGCGACTTTTGGATGGTAAGAAGCGCTAAATTTCCGAGCGATTGTAAGAAGTCGACCTGTTCTTTTCTATAAGGCTCATTATTTGCCGGCTTGCCTACCCCAACCACGCCAATTTTTTCGTTCTGAAACCGAAGGGCTATAACCAGGCGAATGCCATTTTTTTCGAGAAATGGACAATCATGTTCTTCATCACAATAGAACACATCATCTAGCTCGAATAGAGTTTGCAGTTCTTTTTTGGCAGGTTTTTCTTTTAATCCACTGCTGGCTACAATTGATTTTTCATTGTCCACATCCAGAACAAAAAAGAAAGTACGGATCAGCATCTGCCCGAGCATAGCAAATTTAAAAGTGCGGGCAATTTCTTCCCGGTCTACCATCAGGTTGAAATCTTTACTCAACTCTAAAAGCGTATGCAAGTCATGGACTTTCCGGTCTAATTTTCTGTTTATCAACCGCAATTCCTGGAACATCCGGGAGTTCGCAATGGCTACGGAAGAAATAATAGTCAGGCTTTCAATAAACTCAAGCTCACTATCGGTAAGCGGTTTCTTGGTTCCCTTAGGCCCCAGACATAAAAAGCCAAGGTGATGATTGGTAGTGCGAAGATTAAATAAGATAGTTCCTTCAGGAAATCCCAGTTTTTCAATGATTTCAGGATGATCTTCCCCTTTTAAAACTGAATGATCTAATGCTTCTTCAGGAAAAGGAAGCTGAATAGTATCTTCCTCAGAAAGTGAGTTCCGGCCTTTAATTTTGCTAATTTGATAAAAATGATCAGG is from Gracilimonas sp. and encodes:
- a CDS encoding SpoIIE family protein phosphatase gives rise to the protein METKSTLLNTEERQSRFELRTLLETSRMLIESQEPDFVLNNLLLITMGKLLVPRGIILINKGPDHFYQISKIKGRNSLSEEDTIQLPFPEEALDHSVLKGEDHPEIIEKLGFPEGTILFNLRTTNHHLGFLCLGPKGTKKPLTDSELEFIESLTIISSVAIANSRMFQELRLINRKLDRKVHDLHTLLELSKDFNLMVDREEIARTFKFAMLGQMLIRTFFFVLDVDNEKSIVASSGLKEKPAKKELQTLFELDDVFYCDEEHDCPFLEKNGIRLVIALRFQNEKIGVVGVGKPANNEPYRKEQVDFLQSLGNLALLTIQKSLLLEERIEKKRMEEELNLAKTIQQGLLPSPVPTIAGFDLEATNISSRQVGGDYFDVVETPDGGHILAIADVTGKGVPASLLMANLQSMLHALAPIDISLAEATGSINDIIHTNTPPDKFITFFWGKISADGKRFDYVNAGHNNPLLFRKGEEDPQELDAGGVILGAMPSMMPYESAVVELQSGDVLVLYTDGVTEAMNPEQTEEYEEERLIACLKKNLGKTSREIQNAIIEDITEFSNGVQYDDITLLVLKVD
- a CDS encoding DMT family transporter; translation: MSQVYSKAKVYLILAVGLTTFGFAPILVKFATDYSALLLVAIRTVGAFLMLLPFYIYQKKSNKYDVKAVGNETKWMAFAGIALGLHFTLWISSLYYTSVASASVLVTIHPIMLIIAERVLYKMEFAPTVWIGVFVAFAGSVLLGITDYNTESTFANPLLGNAMAFGAAAIFAVYFLIGRKIRQNRSWLGYVFPVYGYAAATCVTILLVVEGIPDQVDAIVIWVGLGLAVGPQLMGHGSLNYAVKFVSPTLLSTLILTEPIFATILAFFILGELPVILSFVAIFVTLIGVMLTWKKKPKYRRTESG
- a CDS encoding DUF4293 family protein, with the translated sequence MIQRFQTVFLAVATLLNLSVYFTPIYDKAMNDPQLWIGIGLASSLFIAMALNVVSIFLYKNRKNQVTWVKRSALFQVIGFGFCVGVLLSLGGIGTYLWDEALGTGLVFLGMIFQILAMRFIRKDEELVRSMDRIR
- a CDS encoding transporter substrate-binding domain-containing protein, producing the protein MLFKKINFTGIVGYLLLGIVGVSLFTGCSSKTSEDSESNNITLPVTVSEPVEKDLAEIRKDGVLRMITSYSSGSYFLYKGIQVGFEYELLKTFTKENDLALEVVITGPDESPYDLLNSGRGDIIAANYTITPERKQVVKFTRPYNLVDQLIVVSDDLGFRPQSITDLKDVPISVRRNSSYYVRLKELKEEGFPVEINVIPEDMDTESVLFQVADGDLQATVADDNIYDAANKYMNGLVKGPLIAESDTIAWAVRKNAPDLEHQLNRFLYKHFRFNEKGVPKRSAFLNVLRKKYFESGSQIADYFNPNYQSGQFGIISPYDNMIQKVAVEHDVDWVMLTAVAAQESKFNPSSVSWAGAVGIMQVLPRFSEISSDSLYIPEVNIREGAKILASHLKHYSYMDSTNQWSFALAAYNVGQGHLADARRLAIDHNQDPNEWDNVAESLLKLMQRKYYQNARYGFCRGIETVRYVSEIMNRYNTYQTILAHNQTKQATNTGILGLKTINRP